The Acidimicrobiia bacterium region TGGAGCATCGGGCGCTTCTCGTCGCCGCGCCAGTACGCGCCCGCGACCTTCGTGAGCTTGAACGAGCCGAGCTTCCCCGTCGACGGCACGTGCGGACCGCGGCAGAGGTCGACGAAGTCGACGGTGTCGCCGTCGCGCGCGACGTTGCGGTACAGCGACACGCCACCGTCGCCGCTCGCCTCGCCCGAGTCGTCGGAGTCGGCTTCGCCGGTGCGGACCTTGGCGATGATCTCGCGCTTGTAGGGCTGGTCGGCGAACACGTCGAAGCCCGCGTCGTAGTCGACCTCGTCGCGCACGAACCTCTGGTCGGCCTTGATGATCTCGCGCATCTTCGCTTCGATGCGCTCGAGATCGTGCTCGCTGAAGTGCGCGCCGTTCGGCAGCTCGAAGTCGTAGTAGAAGCCGTCGGCGATCGCGGGACCGATCGCGTACTTCGCGCCGGGGAAGAGATCGGTCACCGCCTGTGCGAGCACGTGCGCGGTCGAGTGGCGCAGCACCTCGCGTCCGTCGTCGGAGTCGCTCGTGACGAGCTCGACCTTGGCGTCGTGCGTGACCGGTCGCTCGGCGTCGACCCAGTCCCCGTCGACCTTCGCGGCGACGGTCGCCTTCGCCAGCCGCTTGCCGATCGACGCCGCGATGTCGGCGGGCGTCGTGCCCGTCGCGACCTCGCGCGTCGTTCCGTCGGGCAGCGTGATCACGATGGCGTCGCTCACCCGCCGGAGGGTATCAGCGCGCCCTGCGTTTTCCGGTCGCGCTCGCTCCGCTCGCCGCTCCTGACGCATCGGTCTCGGGGTCGGCCGGGCCGCACAGCGACCCGGCCGGTCCTGCGGGAACTGCTCCCGACGACCGCGCTCGCCGCGCTCAGCCGGCGATGTGCGCGGCGCGTGCCTGCTGGCCGTCGAGCAGATACACCGCGACCTGCTCGTCGCCACCCTCGGTGTCGGTATCGGGAGGGAATGCGAGCAGCCGATGCAACTGCGCGCGGTCGACGACCGGCGCGCGCAGCACACCCGCGAGCAACATGCGGTCTACCTCCGGCAGCGCGAGCGCGGCGCGCGGGCTCGACGCGAGCTGCGGGAGCAGCGCGTCGACCAGCTGCCGGGTCACACCCGAGTAGTGGCGATGCACGATCGCCGTCGCGTCGGGAGCGAGCTCGACCGGTCCTCGCGTCAGCGTGCGCGCAAGATCGTCGAGCAGCGCGCTGCGCTCGCGTGACACGTCGTCGCGCAGGAGCAGCGTGCCCGGTGAACGCGGGAGCTGGCCCGTTCCGCTGACGATCAACACGACCGGTGTGCCCGCGCGGTAACGCCGATTGGTGCCGTAGGTCTGCGTCTGCGCGCTGGTGACCTCGACGGGCACGCCCGCGCGGACGAGCCGGAACACGGTGTACGGCGCGACCGCGATCGTCGCGCCCACGCCGGTCGGCACGACCGCGACCGGATGTGATTCGTCCACGCGGTCGAGCACGGCGCGTGCCACGCGCGCTTCGAGTGCGCTCGCCGCGGGTTGCGCGGCCTTGTCGTCCGCGCCTCGCACGACGCCGACCGCGGTCGCGATCACCGCGCTCGCGACGAGCAGCGCCGCCGGACCGAGCCAGTTGGGAGCCGCAACCCGCACGCGGCCGGCGACGCGCGCGATCGCGATGCCCAGCGCGAGCCACGTGAGGAACACCGCGGCCCAGACCCAGTGGTAGAGGTTGACGCGCCACGCCTCCGTGCCGCGCGGGATGTTGCTGCCGTCGAGCAGCGCGGCGCCGAGCGCGACCAACGCCACGAGCGCGAGCCGCGACAACGCGGGCGACTCGCGCCGCACCCACCACGCGATCACACCGAGCCCGACGACGATCAACGCGGCGATCGCGACGCGGAACGGGCCGATCGAGCCGAGGAACCAGATTCCCGTCGTGTCGGTGTGCGCGAACACCGTCGGCGGCACGATCGCGCGGCCGACCTGGTCGATCGCGGAACCGGCGCCGACGGCCGGGCGGCTGCCGTCGCGCGCGAAGCGGACGATCGCGGTGAGGTTGCCGGGATGGCCGGTCAGCTCGTCGATCACGACCGGGACCCACGCGACCGCGGCGACGACCGCGGCGGCGGCCGACCAGCGCAGGAGCAACACGGTTGCATCCGCGTCACCGGATCGACGGCGGCGCGTCGTGTCGACGACGACCGCGGCGAGCGCGACCGCGACCAGCGCCGCGACGACGAGCGTTCCCGACAGGTGCTGCTGCGCGGCGTAGCTCGCGACGAGCGCGGTCAGCGGGAGCAGGCGTACGTCGCCGTCGGCGACCGCCCACGCGAGCGTTGCCGCCGCGAGCGTCGGAAACAGCACCATGTTCGAGCTCACCGTGTCGGTGAGGATGACGGTTCCGGTCGACCACAGCGCGGCGAGCAACAGCACCGTGGCCCACAGCGCGGCACGCGACCCGAGCCGCCGGAACACCGTCCACGCCGCGAGCAGCACGCACGCGGCGTTGATCGCGGCGGCCGTGAGCAGCGGACCCGCCGTCATGCCGAGCACGCGCAACGGCGCCGCGAGGAAGTAGAACTCGATCGGTCCCGGATGATCGGTCGAGATGCGGTCGCCGTACATCTGGGATGTCGACGGCAGTCCCGTCAGCGGCGGATGGTGACTGAAGACGTCGAGGGCGCGGGTCGCGACGTTCGCGGCGTCGCCGCGCGGCACGATGCCGTCGGCGAAGCCGCGCGCGAGCGCGACCGCGAACGGCACGAGCAACAGCGCGAGTACCGCGGCCGCGACCAGTCGTTCACCGCGCACGAGATCTCGGAGGCGCCAGCGCGCGCCGCCCCAGCTCGCAGCGGCTTCCTCCCCCGGCGCGGTCACGCCCCCCGGCTGGGTCCGCCCGCGGTCGAGGCCGGTCGCGTGAGGTCGACGCCCACGAGCGCACCGAGCTCGCGCAGCACGACCGGCGCCGACGCGTCGTCACCGCCCGACAGCACCGCGCTCGCGAGGTCGTCGAGCGCCTCGAGCGCACGGGGCGCGTCGAGGTCGTCGTCGAGCGCATCCCGGACCCGCTGCGCGTAGGGCCGCGGGTCGGGACCGTCGGGACACTCCGCGGCCGCAAGCAACCGGTTGAGCAGCGCACTCCCCTCGTCGATCTCCGAGTCGTACCACTCGAAGCCCGAGCGATAGTGGTGCTGCATCAACGCAAGGCGCACCGCGCGCGCGTCGGCGTGCTTCAACAGGTCGCTCACGAACACGAGGTTGCCGAGCGATTTCGACATCTTCTCGCCCTCGTAGCTCACCATCGCCGAGTGCATCCAGTGCCGTGCGCACGGTTCGCCGGTGAGCGACTCGCTCTGCGCGATCTCGCACTCGTGGTGCGGGAAGATCAGGTCGGTACCACCGCCGTGCAGGTCGAGCGTCGGACCGTGCTCGGCCATCGCCATCGCCGAGCACTCGATGTGCCAGCCGGGCCGACCGACACCGAACGGCGCCGGCCACGAGGGCTCGTCGGGCAACGACGGTTGCCAGAGCACGAAGTCGAGCGGCGCGCGCCGGTGCGGATCGTCGGGGTTGCCGCCACGCTCGCGCGCGAGGCGCACCATGTTGTCGCGCGAGTAGTGCGAGAGCGCACCGAACTTCGGAAAGCCCGACACGTCGAAGTAGACGGTGCCGTTCGCGACGTACGCGTGCCCGCCGTCGAGCAGACGCGCGACGAGGTCGATGATGCCGTCGATCGCCTCGGTCGCGCGCGGCTCCGAGAGCGGCGGGCGCATGTCGAGCGCGTCCATGTCGGAGCGGAAGCGCGCCATCTCGGCCTCGGCGAGCTCGAGGTACGGCACACCGAGCTCACGCGCCTTGGGAAGAATCGAGTCGTCGACGTCGGTGATGTTGCGCACCATCCGCACTTCGTGACCGAGGTCCTCGAGCCGGCGCACGAGCAGGTCGTACGTGAGGTAGGTCGCGGCATGACCGAGATGCGTCGAGTCGTACGGCGTGATGCCGCACACGTACATGCGGACCGTGTGCGGCGGCTCGAACGGCACGACCTCCGCGCGCGAGGTGTCGTAGAGCTTCATGACTCAGATCCGTGTTCTCGCCGGAACGGGCAGGTGGCTCTGCCGCCCGCCCGACTCGGGGGCTGAAGCGTCGGGAGCGGCGAGCACAGCGAGCGCGACCATCAAACACCGATGAGACGAAGGCTGGCCCGACCCTTGTGCCGCACGTTGATCGTGAGCAGCACCGCGGCGAACGTCTCCATGCCGACCGCATTCTGGAGCGACCCGCCGTCGAGCGGGCGGAGCTTCGGGATGCTGCTCGTGATCTCCATGAGCGTGCGGCGGGCATCGTCGTCGTCGCCGAGCACCACGACGTCGCTCTCCATCTCGTGGTCGAGCTCGCCGAACTCGGCCGCGGGCACGAGGTGAAAGGCCGTGCAGACCTTCGAGTCCCAGAGCAGCGACTGGATCTCGGCGGCGATCGACCCGTGGGGCGGGAGGACCGCGTTGAACTCCTTGCCGTTGCGCACGAGGTGGTTCGCCATCGAGACGACGACCTTGCCCGCGAGCCGGCCCGCGTGCTGCTTCACCGTCGAGATCGCGGAGTCGGAGTTCACCGCCAGGATCACGACCGGCGCGTCGCAGGCCCACGCGTTGTCACAAGGGATGCAGCCGGCGACCCGGTCACCCCACTCGACTCGCAGCTCCTCGACGACCTGCTTGGCCCGCTCGACCTCTCGGGAGCCGAAGAGCACTTCGTGGCCGACGCTCGCCAATCGGGCGGCGAGCCCCCGACCGGCCGGGCCGGTGGCC contains the following coding sequences:
- the cysS gene encoding cysteine--tRNA ligase, giving the protein MKLYDTSRAEVVPFEPPHTVRMYVCGITPYDSTHLGHAATYLTYDLLVRRLEDLGHEVRMVRNITDVDDSILPKARELGVPYLELAEAEMARFRSDMDALDMRPPLSEPRATEAIDGIIDLVARLLDGGHAYVANGTVYFDVSGFPKFGALSHYSRDNMVRLARERGGNPDDPHRRAPLDFVLWQPSLPDEPSWPAPFGVGRPGWHIECSAMAMAEHGPTLDLHGGGTDLIFPHHECEIAQSESLTGEPCARHWMHSAMVSYEGEKMSKSLGNLVFVSDLLKHADARAVRLALMQHHYRSGFEWYDSEIDEGSALLNRLLAAAECPDGPDPRPYAQRVRDALDDDLDAPRALEALDDLASAVLSGGDDASAPVVLRELGALVGVDLTRPASTAGGPSRGA
- the npdG gene encoding NADPH-dependent F420 reductase; its protein translation is MRIGILGATGPAGRGLAARLASVGHEVLFGSREVERAKQVVEELRVEWGDRVAGCIPCDNAWACDAPVVILAVNSDSAISTVKQHAGRLAGKVVVSMANHLVRNGKEFNAVLPPHGSIAAEIQSLLWDSKVCTAFHLVPAAEFGELDHEMESDVVVLGDDDDARRTLMEITSSIPKLRPLDGGSLQNAVGMETFAAVLLTINVRHKGRASLRLIGV